One window of the Caldibacillus debilis DSM 16016 genome contains the following:
- the mutS gene encoding DNA mismatch repair protein MutS, translating into MKQYTPMIQQYLQIKADYPDAFLFFRLGDFYEMFFDDAIKASRELEITLTSRDGGAEEKVPMCGVPYHSAQTYIERLIEKGYKVAICEQMEDPKQAKGVVKREVIQLITPGTMIEGKGIRDKENNFLATMTPFPDGTIGFAYADLSTGESKVTLFDSAEDCFNEISTIRAKEIVLSEDFPEDWEKRLKDFGVQTISREEDTSPSPSFEKILRPVSGEKLQRTLCRLLHYIFRTQKRNLEHLQPAEFYQIRQYMKIDHFSKRNLELTETVRTKDKKGSLLWFLDETMTAMGGRLLKQWIDRPLLSKKEIERRHQMVGALKDAYLEREELRESLKKVYDIERLSGKISFGNANARDLLQLKQTLREIPAIKEILLRIPDEAVHGLAETLDPCPEIAELIEKAIRDDPPLSVKEGNIIRDGYNETLDKYRSAMRDGKTWIARLEKEEREKTGIKSLKVGYNRVFGYYIEVTKANLHLIDDRYIRKQTLANAERFITPELKEMESLILEAEEKSVELEYELFIGIRDRVKKEIPRLQKLAKRISEIDCLQCFASVSDKNRFVRPIFSDDRRLEIKEGRHPVVEKVMERATYVPNDCYMDENREILLITGPNMSGKSTYMRQIALTAIMAQIGCFVPASRAVLPIFDQVFTRIGASDDLVHGQSTFMVEMLEAQYAIAHATKDSLILFDEIGRGTSTYDGMALAQAIIEYVHHKIGAKTLFSTHYHELTVLEERLPKLKNVHVAAVEQNGSVVFLHKIREGASDESYGIHVAKLAKLPDELIERAEEILRSLEGKEERTEGEETGAEKRKGGPAPASPVAAYAHDSGGPEDGEEADGFQLSFFGEEEMPKNSLTLKEKKVLQQLRSLNVLEMTPMDAMNALYELQKRLKK; encoded by the coding sequence TTTTTATTTTTCCGGCTGGGCGATTTTTATGAAATGTTTTTCGACGACGCGATCAAAGCGTCGCGGGAACTGGAGATCACCCTGACGTCCCGGGACGGCGGCGCGGAGGAAAAAGTGCCGATGTGCGGCGTCCCATACCATTCGGCCCAAACCTATATCGAAAGGTTGATTGAAAAAGGATATAAAGTGGCCATCTGCGAACAGATGGAAGATCCGAAGCAGGCGAAGGGGGTCGTGAAAAGGGAAGTCATCCAGCTCATCACCCCGGGGACGATGATCGAAGGGAAGGGGATCCGGGACAAGGAAAACAATTTTCTCGCCACGATGACGCCTTTTCCCGACGGCACCATCGGTTTCGCCTATGCGGATCTGTCGACCGGGGAAAGCAAGGTCACCTTATTCGATTCGGCGGAGGATTGCTTCAACGAAATCTCCACCATCCGCGCCAAGGAAATCGTATTATCCGAGGATTTCCCCGAAGATTGGGAGAAGCGGCTGAAGGATTTCGGCGTCCAAACCATCTCCCGCGAGGAAGACACCTCCCCTTCGCCTTCCTTCGAAAAGATCCTGCGTCCCGTCAGCGGGGAAAAATTGCAGCGGACCCTTTGCCGGCTTCTCCATTATATTTTCCGGACGCAGAAAAGGAATCTGGAACATCTGCAGCCCGCGGAATTTTACCAGATCCGCCAATACATGAAGATCGATCATTTTTCGAAACGGAATCTGGAATTGACGGAAACGGTCCGCACCAAGGACAAAAAGGGCTCCCTCCTATGGTTTTTGGACGAAACGATGACGGCGATGGGGGGAAGGCTTTTAAAACAATGGATCGACCGGCCGCTGTTGTCGAAAAAGGAAATCGAACGGCGGCATCAGATGGTCGGCGCCTTGAAGGACGCCTATCTGGAAAGGGAAGAGCTGAGGGAATCGCTAAAGAAGGTCTATGACATCGAACGGCTGTCGGGGAAAATATCCTTCGGGAACGCCAATGCCCGGGATCTTCTCCAACTGAAACAAACCCTCAGGGAGATTCCGGCGATCAAGGAGATCCTGCTGCGGATTCCCGACGAAGCGGTCCATGGCTTGGCCGAAACCTTGGATCCCTGCCCGGAAATCGCCGAATTGATCGAAAAGGCCATCCGGGATGACCCGCCCCTTTCCGTCAAGGAGGGGAACATCATCCGCGACGGTTACAATGAAACATTGGACAAATACCGGAGCGCCATGCGGGATGGAAAAACATGGATCGCCCGACTGGAGAAGGAAGAGCGGGAAAAGACCGGAATCAAATCGCTGAAGGTCGGCTACAACCGGGTTTTCGGCTATTATATCGAGGTCACGAAGGCGAATCTCCATCTGATCGACGACCGTTACATACGGAAGCAAACCCTTGCCAACGCGGAACGGTTCATTACCCCCGAATTGAAGGAAATGGAGTCTTTGATCCTGGAAGCGGAGGAAAAGAGTGTCGAACTGGAATATGAGCTGTTTATCGGAATCCGCGACCGGGTGAAAAAGGAGATTCCCCGGTTGCAGAAACTGGCCAAGCGGATCAGCGAGATCGACTGCCTGCAATGCTTCGCCAGCGTCAGCGACAAGAACCGCTTCGTCCGGCCGATTTTCTCCGACGACCGGAGGCTGGAGATCAAAGAAGGGCGGCACCCGGTGGTGGAAAAGGTGATGGAACGCGCCACCTACGTGCCCAACGACTGCTACATGGATGAAAACCGGGAAATTTTGCTGATCACCGGCCCGAATATGTCGGGAAAAAGCACCTATATGCGGCAGATCGCCCTGACCGCCATCATGGCCCAGATCGGCTGCTTCGTCCCGGCCAGCCGGGCGGTGCTGCCGATCTTCGACCAAGTTTTCACCCGCATCGGGGCGAGCGACGATCTCGTGCACGGGCAGAGCACCTTCATGGTGGAAATGCTGGAGGCGCAGTACGCGATCGCCCACGCGACGAAGGACAGCCTCATCCTGTTCGACGAAATCGGGCGCGGCACCTCCACCTATGACGGAATGGCCCTCGCCCAGGCGATCATCGAGTACGTCCACCATAAAATCGGGGCGAAAACCTTGTTTTCCACCCATTACCATGAATTGACCGTCCTGGAGGAACGGCTGCCGAAGCTGAAGAACGTCCACGTGGCGGCCGTCGAGCAGAACGGCAGCGTCGTCTTCCTCCATAAAATCCGCGAAGGGGCTTCCGATGAAAGTTACGGCATCCACGTGGCCAAATTGGCCAAGCTCCCCGATGAGCTCATCGAACGGGCGGAAGAAATTTTGCGGAGCCTGGAAGGGAAGGAAGAAAGGACGGAAGGGGAGGAGACGGGCGCAGAGAAGCGAAAGGGCGGCCCCGCCCCCGCTTCCCCGGTCGCCGCTTACGCCCATGATTCCGGCGGACCGGAAGACGGGGAGGAAGCCGACGGCTTTCAACTGTCCTTTTTCGGTGAAGAAGAAATGCCCAAGAATTCTTTAACCCTCAAGGAAAAA